A genomic segment from Streptomyces antibioticus encodes:
- a CDS encoding inositol-3-phosphate synthase produces MGSVRVAIVGVGNCAASLVQGVEYYKDADPASKVPGLMHVQFGDYHVGDVEFVAAFDVDAKKVGLDLSDAIGASENNTIKICDVPNKGVTVQRGHTLDGLGKYYRETIEESAETPVDVVQVLKDKQVDVLVCYLPVGSEDAAKFYAQAAIDAKVAFVNALPVFIAGTKEWADKFTEAGVPIVGDDIKSQVGATITHRVMAKLFEDRGVRLERTMQLNVGGNMDFKNMLERDRLESKKISKTQAVTSQIPDRDLGEKNVHIGPSDYVAWLDDRKWAYVRLEGRAFGDVPLNLEYKLEVWDSPNSAGVIIDALRAAKIAKDRGIGGPILSASSYFMKSPPVQYFDDEAYANVEKFIRGEVER; encoded by the coding sequence ATGGGTTCGGTTCGCGTAGCCATCGTCGGCGTGGGCAACTGCGCCGCGTCGCTGGTGCAGGGCGTCGAGTACTACAAGGACGCCGACCCGGCGTCCAAGGTCCCGGGCCTGATGCACGTGCAGTTCGGGGACTACCACGTCGGTGACGTCGAGTTCGTCGCCGCCTTCGACGTCGACGCGAAGAAGGTCGGCCTCGACCTCTCGGACGCCATCGGTGCCAGCGAGAACAACACCATCAAGATCTGCGACGTCCCGAACAAGGGCGTCACGGTCCAGCGCGGTCACACGCTCGACGGTCTCGGCAAGTACTACCGCGAGACCATCGAGGAGTCCGCCGAGACCCCGGTCGACGTGGTCCAGGTCCTCAAGGACAAGCAGGTCGACGTCCTCGTCTGCTACCTGCCCGTCGGTTCCGAGGACGCGGCGAAGTTCTACGCCCAGGCCGCCATCGACGCCAAGGTCGCCTTCGTCAACGCCCTCCCGGTCTTCATCGCCGGCACCAAGGAGTGGGCGGACAAGTTCACCGAGGCGGGCGTCCCGATCGTCGGTGACGACATCAAGTCGCAGGTCGGCGCCACCATCACGCACCGTGTGATGGCGAAGCTGTTCGAGGACCGCGGTGTCCGTCTCGAGCGCACCATGCAGCTCAACGTCGGCGGCAACATGGACTTCAAGAACATGCTGGAGCGCGACCGCCTCGAGTCCAAGAAGATCTCGAAGACGCAGGCCGTCACCTCGCAGATCCCCGACCGCGACCTGGGCGAGAAGAACGTCCACATCGGTCCCTCGGACTACGTGGCCTGGCTGGACGACCGCAAGTGGGCGTACGTCCGCCTCGAGGGCCGTGCCTTCGGTGACGTCCCGCTGAACCTGGAGTACAAGCTCGAGGTCTGGGACTCCCCGAACTCCGCGGGTGTCATCATCGACGCGCTGCGCGCCGCGAAGATCGCCAAGGACCGCGGCATCGGCGGCCCGATCCTGTCGGCGTCGAGCTACTTCATGAAGTCCCCGCCGGTCCAGTACTTCGACGACGAGG